The nucleotide window CCTTCGCAAAAGTCGTGGAGTTGCCGGCAATCACAATATCACGCCGCATCGATTTGGCAGGAGCTTCCAAATCCGGCCAAAAATCTTGCACGCCATAATCTCGCATCATCGCCTCAATGGCATCCAGGTCAATGGCTAATTCAAAACCAGTCTCGTTTCGCTTTAAGTTCATAGCTAACCACGTTGCAACACCCGAACGCTGGCCCGTTGCTACCGCCATTGAAATGAATTCCTCTCGGCTTTTATAGTGCTTCGGTACGGTCTTTAGAAATTCCAATACCGCCAGAGCTTGGATCGCATTGTGATGCTTTGTCGGCCCAGGCATCGAATCGATAACCCAAAGTTGCTTGATGCTGCTTTGCCGGTCCCTACAATAGCGCATCGCTACTTTGCCACCAAAACTATGGCCCAACACCCCTCAATCGGAGCGCTAACACGTTGCTCCAATGCTACGAGGTCCTCAGCAGCTGCCTCTAATGTATGCGGTGGCTCAAACGCGACCGAATCACCATGCATGCGCAAATCCACCAACAAAGCTCCCCAATCGGGCCGCTGTTGCACGAAACGTTTAGCAATCCCTCGCCAATTGGCGCGACGCCCTAAAATTCCATGAATGAATAACATCCAGCGCTTTGGCTCTTCGCTAAAAGGGCTTATCGCTGAAAAGCCTAGGGAATTTTCCTTGCTTGCCTCAGTCACTTCGCCGCCCACCAAGCAAGCCAGCTCGCATCATGAAGTAAAGAAGCTGAAGCACCGCAGTAATCGCTGCTGCAACATAGGTCAACGCGGCTGCGCGCAACACTTTGGATGTACCCAACACTTCTTGCTCAGTAATCATTCGATGATCTCGCAACACGGTCACCGCACGACTCGAAGCATTGAACTCCACCGGAAGCGTAATCACAGTAAACAGCACAAAGGCTGAAAAAAGAACAATACCTGCCCATATAAGCCCTGTGCTCTGCATGAACAGACCCAGACCACACATGATCGTGCCCAAATTGGAACCCATCATCGCAGGTTTGACAATCACCGAACGAAACTTAAGTGGGCCGTAGCCGGTTGCATGTTGAATCGCATGGCCCGTCTCATGGGCTGCTACACCAAGCGCCGCCAAGGATCGACCCGCATAGACATCTGGCGATAAACGCAATACACGCTTGAAGGGATCATAATGATCCGAAAGATACCCAGGTGTTTGCTCCACACTCACATTGTGGATGTCTTTTGCTCGGAGCAGCTGCTGTGCTGCTTCGGCGCCTGACATTCCACTTGCG belongs to Myxococcales bacterium and includes:
- a CDS encoding zinc metallopeptidase → MFYFDPMYLLFLVPGMALSFWASATVKSTFRKYSAVPAASGMSGAEAAQQLLRAKDIHNVSVEQTPGYLSDHYDPFKRVLRLSPDVYAGRSLAALGVAAHETGHAIQHATGYGPLKFRSVIVKPAMMGSNLGTIMCGLGLFMQSTGLIWAGIVLFSAFVLFTVITLPVEFNASSRAVTVLRDHRMITEQEVLGTSKVLRAAALTYVAAAITAVLQLLYFMMRAGLLGGRRSD